From Desulfocurvus vexinensis DSM 17965, one genomic window encodes:
- a CDS encoding helix-turn-helix domain-containing protein, producing MTKDGMRGRGASSPVEGGHRPTGTGDEARKPPKRFWAKHKTEAVLRLLRGEDIEILSRELGVTAAALTRWRDQFLAGGAEGLKKRSPKDEA from the coding sequence ATGACGAAGGATGGAATGAGGGGCAGAGGAGCCTCCTCCCCGGTGGAGGGAGGCCATAGGCCGACCGGAACCGGGGATGAGGCACGCAAGCCGCCCAAGAGGTTCTGGGCCAAGCACAAGACCGAGGCTGTGCTCAGGCTACTGCGTGGTGAGGACATCGAGATTTTGAGCCGTGAACTTGGCGTGACCGCCGCCGCCCTGACCCGCTGGCGGGATCAATTCCTTGCTGGCGGTGCCGAGGGGCTCAAGAAGCGCTCACCCAAGGACGAGGCA